A DNA window from Niabella yanshanensis contains the following coding sequences:
- a CDS encoding (Fe-S)-binding protein, whose product MHVPTAAEIFANGETPEILFWVGCAGSFDQRAQKITRAFTQILDATQIKYAILGKEEMCTGDPVRRAGNEFMFQMMAYQNIQILNNYGIKKIVTACPHCFNTIKNEYPELGGNYEVIHHTTFLQQLINEGKIKIKEGGDFKGRKITYHDSCYLGRANDIYEAPRKVLEMLDAELVEMKRCRSKGLCCGAGGAQMFKEEEKGTQRINIERTQEALETNPAYIAAACPFCNTMLTDGVKNAEKEGDTKVLDIAEIVAASMEVKGN is encoded by the coding sequence ATGCACGTACCTACAGCAGCAGAAATTTTTGCCAATGGAGAAACTCCAGAGATACTTTTTTGGGTAGGCTGCGCCGGTAGCTTTGACCAACGCGCGCAAAAAATAACCAGAGCTTTTACCCAGATACTGGATGCCACTCAAATCAAATATGCCATACTGGGTAAGGAAGAAATGTGCACCGGCGACCCCGTAAGGCGTGCCGGTAACGAGTTTATGTTCCAAATGATGGCCTACCAAAACATACAGATACTGAACAATTATGGTATCAAAAAAATAGTGACGGCCTGCCCGCATTGTTTTAATACCATTAAAAATGAGTACCCTGAATTAGGGGGCAACTATGAGGTGATACACCACACTACTTTTTTGCAGCAGCTGATCAACGAGGGTAAAATAAAAATTAAAGAAGGGGGCGATTTTAAAGGCAGGAAAATCACCTACCATGACAGCTGTTACCTGGGCAGGGCCAATGATATTTACGAAGCTCCCAGGAAGGTTTTGGAAATGCTGGATGCAGAACTGGTGGAGATGAAACGCTGCCGCAGCAAGGGGCTTTGTTGCGGCGCCGGAGGTGCACAGATGTTTAAGGAAGAAGAAAAGGGAACGCAACGCATCAATATTGAGCGCACACAGGAGGCCCTTGAAACGAACCCGGCTTATATTGCGGCAGCATGTCCTTTTTGCAATACGATGCTTACTGATGGCGTGAAGAACGCTGAAAAAGAGGGCGATACAAAAGTTTTAGATATAGCTGAAATAGTAGCGGCGAGCATGGAGGTGAAGGGTAATTGA
- a CDS encoding glutaminyl-peptide cyclotransferase, producing the protein MLIITAHIAKLFQWMKCRSFERLPVVICVSGLWSIFMLLAGCKNRQQGDGQPPESVVPVIPYITTAIYPHDTTLFTEGLVFHNGLLYESGGAPPEHPFTRSVIGVSDLATGSFTPEIEIDRSKYFGEGIVFLNNKLYQLTYKNRKGFVYDATTFKKIGEFTYANTEGWGMTTDGNSVIMSDGTEHLTFLDPDTYKPARILKVTENGMIRDSLNELEYINGFLYANIWYRPEIVKIDIGSGEVVAKLNLTSIVNAVAARKPGSLEMNGIAYDSTTGRVAVTGKFWPSVYEIDFQK; encoded by the coding sequence ATGCTAATTATAACAGCACACATTGCTAAATTGTTTCAATGGATGAAATGCAGAAGCTTTGAAAGGCTTCCTGTTGTAATTTGTGTTAGTGGGTTATGGAGTATTTTTATGCTGCTTGCAGGCTGTAAAAACAGGCAACAGGGTGATGGGCAACCGCCTGAAAGTGTGGTGCCGGTGATCCCATACATTACAACAGCAATTTATCCGCACGATACCACCCTTTTTACCGAGGGACTGGTTTTTCACAATGGCTTGCTGTACGAAAGCGGGGGAGCACCTCCTGAGCACCCTTTCACCCGTTCGGTAATCGGTGTAAGTGATTTGGCTACCGGCAGTTTCACACCTGAAATTGAAATAGACCGGTCAAAATATTTTGGTGAAGGGATCGTCTTTCTCAATAATAAATTGTATCAACTTACCTACAAAAATCGGAAAGGGTTTGTGTATGACGCTACAACATTTAAAAAGATCGGCGAATTTACCTACGCCAATACCGAAGGTTGGGGGATGACTACGGACGGGAATAGCGTTATCATGAGCGACGGGACTGAGCATCTCACCTTTCTTGATCCCGATACCTATAAACCTGCCAGAATCCTGAAAGTAACCGAAAATGGAATGATCAGGGACAGTTTAAACGAACTGGAGTATATCAATGGGTTTCTTTATGCGAATATCTGGTACCGTCCCGAAATAGTAAAAATTGATATAGGTAGCGGCGAAGTTGTAGCTAAACTCAATTTAACTTCAATCGTTAATGCAGTTGCCGCGCGCAAACCAGGTTCATTGGAGATGAATGGAATCGCCTACGATTCAACTACGGGCAGGGTAGCGGTCACCGGTAAATTCTGGCCATCTGTTTATGAAATAGATTTTCAGAAGTAA